In one Cervus elaphus chromosome 9, mCerEla1.1, whole genome shotgun sequence genomic region, the following are encoded:
- the LOC122700960 gene encoding olfactory receptor 2T1 produces MGSMEEYNTSSTDFTFMGLFNRKETSGLLFAIISIIFFTALMANGVMIFLIRTDSHLHTPMYFLLSHLSFIDMMYISTIVPKMLVDYLLDQRTITFVGCTAQHFLYLTLVGAEFFLLGLMAYDRYVAICNPLRYPILMSRRVCWMIIAGSWFGGSLDGFLLTPITMSFPFCNSREINHFFCEAPAVLKLACADTALYETVMYMCCVLMLLIPFSVVIASYAQILTTVHRMSSVEGRKKAFATCSSHMTVVTLFYGAAMYTYMLPHSYHRPEQDKVFSVFYTILTPMLNPLIYSLRNKDVTGAMKRVLGSFKGTQRVSGDAF; encoded by the coding sequence ATGGGATCAATGGAAGAGTACAACACATCCTCTACAGACTTTACCTTCATGGGGTTGTTCAATAGAAAGGAAACATCAGGCCTGCTTTTTGCCATCATCTCTATTATCTTTTTTACTGCACTGATGGCCAACGGGGTCATGATATTTCTGATCCGCACTGATTCACACCTCCACACTCCCATGTACTTCCTACTTAGCCACCTCTCCTTCATTGACATGATGTACATCTCTACCATTGTGCCCAAGATGCTGGTAGATTACCTACTGGATCAGAGAACCATCACCTTTGTGGGATGCACAGCTCAACACTTCCTCTACCTCACTCTTGTGGGAGCTGAGTTCTTCCTGTTGGGtctcatggcctatgaccgctacgtggccatctgcaacCCACTCCGCTATCCAATCCTAATGAGCCGCCGTGTTTGCTGGATGATTATAGCAGGTTCCTGGTTTGGGGGCTCTTTAGATGGCTTTCTTCTAACTCCCATAACCATGAGTTTCCCTTTCTGCAACTCTCGGGAAATTAACCACTTCTTCTGTGAGGCACCTGCAGTCCTGAAATTGGCTTGTGCAGACACAGCTCTCTATGAGACAGTGATGTATATGTGTTGTGTCTTGATGCTGCTGATTCCTTTCTCTGTGGTGATTGCCTCCTATGCTCAAATCCTGACCACAGTCCACCGCATGAGCTcagtggaagggagaaagaaggcaTTTGCCACCTGTTCATCTCACATGACAGTGGTGACCTTGTTCTATGGGGCTGCCATGTACACGTACATGCTGCCACACTCTTACCACAGGCCAGAACAAGACAAAGTCTTCTCTGTGTTCTACACCATCCTCACACCCATGCTGAATCCACTCATCTACAGTTTGAGAAACAAAGATGTGACTGGAGCTATGAAGAGGGTACTGGGCAGCTTCAAGGGTACACAGAGAGTGTCAGGGGATGCTTTTTGA